The following coding sequences are from one Candidatus Borkfalkia ceftriaxoniphila window:
- the ligA gene encoding NAD-dependent DNA ligase LigA: MQRMRELVELLNRYAYEYYVLDDPSVPDREYDRLYDELKQLEQESGEVLFDSPTRRVGGEPVKAFSRHEHIERLYSLDKAVTEDEMRAFFTRVEKACGEVGYTVEYKFDGLTMCLTYEEGKFVRATTRGNGSVGEDVTAQALTIKSFPLSIPYQGTLEVKGEAIIRLSVLENYNKTAAEPLKNARNAAAGAIRNLDPSVTAARKPEIYFYDVNYTSEPFLHSQSEAVAFLKEQGFKVFGFFEICTGGDQVLEAIERIEMSRKGLDVLTDGAVVKVNEFSARDTLGATDKFPRWAIAFKFEAEEAVTTVENVTWQVGRTGKLTPLATVSPVELAGATVRKATLNNFGDILRKDVKIGSRVLIRRSNEVIPEILGAYEHTGESVDIQKPLFCPYCGAELFEEGANVFCPNKKCRPRVAAALANFASKGGMDVEGFSEMTAYQLIDVLGVSNFSDLYSLDKEKLSRLEGFGDKKIKNLLGALEKSKQAPLDRFLFALGIDGIGKVASKDLAARFGSVEALSEATAEDLVALENIGEKTAANVVEYFSSPENREEIGRLFAAGVSPFVKKRAEGIFSGENVVLTGTLKNFKRSDAQKAVEERGGVCQSAVTGKTTLVVAGEAAGSKLDKAQSLGIRIVDEEEFSKMLQ, encoded by the coding sequence ATGCAGAGAATGCGCGAACTCGTGGAACTTCTCAATCGCTACGCGTACGAATATTACGTACTCGACGATCCGTCCGTGCCCGACCGCGAATACGACAGGCTGTACGACGAACTCAAGCAACTGGAACAAGAGAGCGGCGAAGTGCTGTTCGATTCTCCCACGCGAAGGGTGGGGGGCGAGCCCGTCAAGGCGTTTTCCCGCCACGAGCATATCGAACGGCTGTACAGCCTGGATAAAGCCGTCACCGAGGACGAGATGCGCGCCTTTTTCACGCGCGTCGAAAAGGCGTGCGGCGAGGTGGGCTATACCGTGGAATACAAATTCGACGGGCTCACGATGTGCCTCACCTACGAGGAGGGGAAATTCGTGCGCGCGACCACGCGCGGCAACGGGAGCGTCGGAGAGGACGTCACCGCGCAGGCGCTCACCATCAAAAGTTTCCCTCTCTCCATACCCTATCAGGGCACGCTGGAAGTGAAAGGGGAGGCGATCATCCGCCTTTCCGTTCTGGAAAATTACAATAAAACGGCGGCGGAGCCGCTCAAAAACGCGCGCAACGCCGCCGCGGGCGCCATCCGCAATCTCGATCCGTCGGTAACCGCGGCGCGAAAGCCCGAGATCTATTTTTACGACGTCAATTACACGAGCGAGCCCTTTTTGCATTCCCAGAGCGAGGCGGTCGCCTTTTTAAAGGAACAAGGATTCAAAGTCTTCGGCTTTTTCGAAATTTGTACGGGCGGCGATCAGGTGCTCGAAGCCATCGAAAGGATCGAAATGAGCCGCAAGGGGCTGGACGTTCTGACCGACGGCGCGGTCGTCAAAGTCAACGAATTTTCCGCGCGCGACACGCTCGGCGCCACCGATAAATTTCCGCGCTGGGCGATCGCTTTCAAATTCGAGGCGGAAGAGGCCGTTACCACGGTGGAAAACGTCACCTGGCAGGTGGGGCGCACGGGCAAACTCACGCCGCTCGCCACCGTTTCCCCCGTCGAACTTGCGGGCGCGACCGTCAGAAAAGCGACGCTCAACAACTTCGGAGACATACTGCGCAAGGACGTCAAGATCGGTTCGCGCGTACTCATCCGCCGCAGCAACGAGGTGATCCCCGAGATCTTAGGCGCCTACGAGCACACGGGCGAGAGCGTGGATATCCAAAAGCCGCTTTTCTGCCCCTATTGCGGCGCGGAACTTTTCGAAGAGGGGGCGAACGTGTTCTGTCCCAACAAAAAGTGCCGCCCGCGCGTGGCGGCTGCGCTCGCCAATTTCGCCTCCAAGGGCGGTATGGACGTCGAAGGTTTTTCCGAGATGACCGCGTATCAACTCATCGACGTTCTGGGCGTATCGAATTTTTCCGATCTCTACTCGTTGGATAAAGAAAAACTTTCGCGGCTGGAAGGGTTCGGCGACAAAAAAATCAAAAATCTTCTGGGCGCGCTGGAAAAGTCCAAACAGGCGCCTCTCGACCGCTTTTTGTTCGCGCTCGGCATCGACGGCATCGGAAAAGTCGCCTCCAAAGATCTGGCGGCGCGTTTCGGCTCGGTCGAAGCGCTGTCGGAGGCGACGGCGGAAGATCTCGTCGCACTGGAAAATATCGGCGAAAAGACGGCGGCGAACGTCGTCGAATATTTTTCCTCGCCCGAAAACAGGGAAGAGATCGGAAGACTGTTTGCGGCGGGCGTATCGCCCTTTGTCAAAAAGCGCGCGGAGGGGATATTTTCGGGCGAAAACGTCGTTCTGACGGGCACGCTGAAAAATTTCAAGCGCAGCGACGCGCAGAAAGCCGTCGAAGAACGCGGCGGCGTGTGCCAGAGCGCCGTTACGGGCAAAACCACGCTCGTCGTGGCGGGCGAGGCCGCGGGCAGTAAACTGGATAAGGCGCAAAGCCTCGGCATCCGCATCGTCGATGAAGAGGAATTTTCCAAAATGCTGCAATAG
- a CDS encoding helix-turn-helix domain-containing protein — translation MEKNKEKEFENFRKEIFGLRKANKWTQKQVADALGITAQSYQAYEAGEALPTLLNFVKLAKLFEISPDELLGWDEF, via the coding sequence ATGGAAAAAAACAAGGAAAAAGAATTCGAGAATTTCCGCAAGGAAATCTTCGGGCTCAGAAAAGCGAACAAATGGACGCAAAAGCAGGTGGCGGACGCGCTGGGGATCACTGCGCAGTCTTATCAAGCGTACGAGGCGGGGGAGGCGCTTCCTACGCTGCTGAATTTCGTAAAACTCGCCAAACTTTTCGAAATTTCGCCGGACGAACTTTTGGGTTGGGACGAATTCTGA
- the rpoZ gene encoding DNA-directed RNA polymerase subunit omega yields the protein MINEPAVDKLVEKLGTKEHPASRYELCVVVAKRARQVIDQAQNQGIKELPDKMKEIAFACREIESGKLSLTRD from the coding sequence ATGATCAACGAACCTGCGGTAGATAAATTGGTGGAAAAACTGGGTACGAAGGAGCATCCCGCTTCACGCTACGAACTGTGCGTCGTGGTGGCGAAAAGGGCGCGCCAGGTCATCGACCAGGCACAGAATCAGGGCATCAAGGAACTGCCCGACAAGATGAAAGAGATCGCGTTTGCCTGCCGCGAGATCGAGAGCGGCAAACTCTCCCTGACGAGAGACTGA
- a CDS encoding histidine triad nucleotide-binding protein, with translation MSLDENCIFCKILRGEIPSDKVYEDGDMLAFRDIHPQAKVHVLCVPKSHFSYLSEMGEKERGLVGKCMAKLPEIARLAGIENGYRVIINQGEDAGQTVFHLHIHILGGQNMGENLL, from the coding sequence ATGAGTCTGGACGAAAACTGTATTTTCTGTAAGATCCTCCGCGGGGAGATCCCCTCGGACAAGGTGTATGAGGACGGGGATATGCTCGCGTTCCGCGACATTCACCCGCAGGCGAAGGTGCACGTATTGTGCGTTCCCAAGTCGCACTTCTCTTATCTTTCCGAAATGGGCGAAAAGGAACGCGGACTCGTCGGAAAGTGTATGGCGAAACTTCCCGAAATCGCCCGCCTCGCGGGCATCGAAAACGGTTACCGCGTCATCATCAACCAGGGCGAGGACGCGGGGCAGACCGTCTTTCATCTGCATATCCACATTCTGGGCGGCCAGAATATGGGCGAAAATCTGCTGTGA
- a CDS encoding ATP-dependent helicase gives MNEILQRLNPDQLKPVLDTEGAVLVLAGAGSGKTRVLTSRIAYIVEEKGVYPSSVLAITFTNKAAKEMQQRLSLMIDNAESMWICTIHSMCVRILRMFADRLGYNKNFSIYSETERAAVIKKSFQECEYDDEKLLKNVKWHIANAKMLGLGPEEYRAKNADVKGIRDICNVYGLYCRHLKMNNALDFDDLLTETLRLLSADKEALEILSGRFRYIHVDEFQDTNAVQYEIVRLLSVVHGNLFAVGDDDQSIYGWRGAKIENILHFEKDFKGAKVYKLEQNYRSTKNILKLANEVIKNNGMRTEKVLWTENNDGEEAKYFQAETEQDEALFTARTISDLMNRGYKFSDFAVLMRINALTRSYEQEFSKYNIPYKVFGGFRFYERKEIKDLLAYLRIINNPFDSEAVTRVINVPKRGIGAKTVQVLEDYAAQTELSVYDAILDLDALPLNAGSKSKLAAFGNLLKNLVVKGADESPDELIRDVINDSGILSMYADDSDESINKKANIDEFVNSIDEFCKLNKDALLSDFLNQVTLSSDTDEMDETEYVTLATIHSVKGLEFKVVFLAGLEENIMPVSRAAIDTNELEEERRLMYVAITRARERLFFTRSKSRYLYGERSMTLQSRFIGELSSLLGAEEKPRGYSGYSEYGYAGAARSSYGGYRDGAAARRSYQSFKDKRDEDYGYQSDLPAGPSSSYSAASSFGGAKSAQKSAPYGIHTVKPGKDYSKFRAGVKVRHAKFGEGMIVSTKGEGSALVLNVSFAGLGIKQLSAQLAPIEIIG, from the coding sequence ATGAACGAAATTTTGCAAAGACTCAATCCCGATCAACTCAAACCCGTTCTGGATACCGAAGGCGCCGTACTGGTGCTCGCGGGCGCGGGCAGCGGCAAAACGCGCGTCCTTACTTCGCGCATCGCCTACATTGTAGAGGAAAAAGGGGTATATCCTTCCTCCGTTTTGGCGATCACTTTTACGAACAAGGCCGCCAAGGAGATGCAGCAACGATTGTCTTTGATGATCGACAACGCCGAAAGCATGTGGATCTGCACCATCCACAGCATGTGCGTGCGGATCCTGCGCATGTTCGCCGACCGTCTGGGCTATAATAAAAATTTTTCCATTTACAGCGAAACAGAGCGCGCCGCCGTCATCAAAAAATCCTTTCAGGAGTGCGAATACGACGACGAAAAACTCTTGAAAAACGTGAAATGGCACATCGCCAACGCGAAAATGCTCGGGCTGGGACCCGAAGAATACCGCGCAAAGAATGCCGACGTCAAGGGGATCCGCGACATCTGCAACGTCTACGGTCTGTATTGCCGCCACCTCAAAATGAACAACGCGCTGGATTTCGACGATCTTCTGACGGAAACGCTGCGCCTGTTGTCCGCGGATAAAGAGGCGTTGGAGATCCTTTCGGGACGTTTCCGCTATATTCATGTGGACGAGTTTCAGGATACCAACGCGGTGCAGTACGAGATCGTGCGCCTTTTGTCCGTGGTGCACGGCAACCTGTTCGCCGTGGGCGACGACGATCAGAGCATATACGGCTGGCGCGGCGCGAAGATCGAAAATATTCTGCATTTCGAAAAGGACTTCAAAGGCGCGAAAGTGTACAAACTGGAACAAAATTACCGTTCCACCAAAAATATCCTGAAACTTGCGAACGAAGTGATCAAAAACAACGGCATGCGCACGGAAAAAGTACTCTGGACGGAAAATAACGACGGCGAGGAAGCCAAGTATTTTCAGGCGGAGACCGAGCAGGACGAGGCGCTCTTTACGGCGCGCACCATTTCCGATTTGATGAACAGGGGCTATAAATTTTCCGATTTCGCCGTGCTCATGCGCATCAACGCGCTCACCCGCTCGTATGAGCAGGAATTTTCCAAATACAACATTCCGTATAAGGTTTTCGGCGGTTTCCGTTTCTACGAGCGAAAAGAGATCAAAGACCTTCTGGCGTACCTTCGCATCATCAACAATCCCTTCGACAGCGAGGCGGTCACGCGCGTCATCAACGTGCCCAAACGGGGCATAGGCGCCAAGACCGTGCAGGTTTTGGAAGATTACGCGGCGCAGACCGAACTTTCCGTGTACGACGCGATTTTGGACCTCGACGCGCTGCCCCTCAACGCGGGCAGCAAATCTAAACTTGCGGCATTCGGCAATCTTTTGAAAAATCTCGTCGTCAAGGGCGCGGACGAAAGCCCTGACGAACTCATCCGCGACGTCATCAACGACAGCGGCATCCTTTCCATGTATGCCGACGATTCGGACGAGAGCATCAACAAAAAGGCGAACATCGACGAATTCGTCAACTCCATCGACGAGTTCTGCAAACTCAACAAGGACGCGCTCCTTTCCGACTTTCTGAACCAGGTGACTTTGAGTTCGGACACCGACGAGATGGACGAGACCGAATACGTGACGCTCGCCACCATCCATTCGGTCAAGGGGCTGGAATTCAAGGTCGTGTTTTTGGCGGGGCTGGAAGAGAACATCATGCCCGTTTCCCGCGCGGCGATCGATACCAACGAACTGGAAGAGGAGCGGCGGCTGATGTACGTCGCCATCACCCGCGCACGCGAACGGCTGTTTTTCACCCGTTCCAAGAGCCGCTATCTGTACGGCGAACGCTCGATGACGCTGCAATCGCGGTTTATCGGCGAACTTTCCTCTCTGCTCGGCGCAGAAGAAAAGCCGCGCGGCTATTCGGGATATTCCGAATACGGCTACGCGGGCGCGGCGCGCTCCTCCTACGGGGGCTATCGCGACGGCGCGGCGGCGCGGCGTTCCTATCAGTCTTTCAAAGATAAGCGGGACGAGGATTACGGCTATCAGAGCGATCTTCCCGCCGGACCCTCTTCCTCCTACTCGGCGGCTTCGAGTTTCGGGGGCGCGAAAAGCGCGCAAAAGAGCGCGCCGTACGGCATACATACCGTAAAGCCCGGCAAGGATTATTCGAAATTCCGCGCGGGGGTCAAAGTGCGTCACGCCAAATTCGGCGAGGGCATGATCGTTTCCACCAAAGGCGAGGGAAGCGCGCTCGTGCTCAACGTGAGCTTTGCGGGATTGGGCATCAAACAACTTTCCGCACAGTTGGCGCCCATCGAAATCATCGGCTGA
- a CDS encoding YicC/YloC family endoribonuclease has protein sequence MFSMTGFGKGEYKADGIEISVEVKTVNNRYLDVAIKSPKIFNAYEEIIRSAVRERITRGHLDVFVNYIDKRERPKSLYVDAGAASGYCAAAKKLKDLFPGLADDFTLTALMRSPDVVRQEETQGADEALLNALQAALCKALDNLNAMRKKEGEKLSDDMLSRMDAVEKLVDEISARAPLVAAQYKSKLEERMKEILNGAAYDEARLLTEVAVFTDKANIDEELTRLRSHIAQFRNICREERVGRKLDFLVQEFNRECNTVCSKSNDLKVTDCGLALKNEIEKIREQVQNVE, from the coding sequence ATGTTCAGTATGACCGGCTTCGGCAAAGGCGAATACAAAGCGGACGGCATCGAGATTTCCGTCGAAGTGAAAACGGTGAACAACCGTTATCTGGACGTGGCGATCAAGAGCCCGAAAATTTTCAACGCTTACGAAGAGATCATCCGTTCCGCAGTGCGCGAAAGGATCACGCGCGGGCATCTGGACGTGTTCGTGAACTATATCGACAAGCGCGAACGGCCCAAGTCGCTGTACGTGGACGCGGGCGCCGCGTCGGGCTACTGCGCCGCCGCAAAAAAACTCAAAGATCTGTTTCCCGGCCTTGCGGACGACTTCACGCTCACGGCGCTCATGCGCTCGCCCGACGTCGTCAGGCAGGAAGAGACGCAGGGCGCGGACGAGGCGCTTTTGAACGCGCTGCAAGCCGCCCTTTGCAAGGCGCTCGACAATCTCAACGCCATGCGGAAAAAAGAGGGCGAAAAACTTTCCGACGACATGCTTTCGCGCATGGACGCGGTGGAAAAACTGGTCGACGAGATCTCCGCGCGCGCCCCCCTCGTTGCGGCGCAGTACAAGAGCAAACTGGAAGAGCGCATGAAGGAGATATTAAACGGCGCGGCTTACGACGAGGCGCGGCTTTTGACGGAAGTGGCGGTGTTTACCGACAAAGCCAACATCGACGAGGAGTTGACGCGCCTTCGTTCGCATATCGCGCAGTTCCGCAATATCTGCAGGGAAGAGCGCGTAGGGCGCAAACTGGATTTTTTGGTACAGGAATTCAACCGCGAATGCAACACCGTCTGCTCGAAGAGCAACGACTTGAAAGTGACCGATTGCGGTCTTGCCTTGAAAAACGAGATAGAAAAGATCCGCGAACAGGTACAGAACGTGGAATAA
- the priA gene encoding replication restart helicase PriA, whose product MIAEVIVDIAHSEVDKIFEYRAGENVRAGSRVKVPFSRGVADGYVMRLKETSDFSADRLKNILSVVDEIPVLTEECLQLAYSIAERYKCPKALVLRLFLPAEMRKGGVRELYKSVAVYRKDCELSARANKQLSALEFIRENGRFDYTALCEKFGRAAVNALAEKGAIALEKQRVARSPYKDVEGEHEERALTDAQKKTVEGILASNKTVHLVHGVTGSGKTEIYLTLIKKMLEEGKSAIFLVPEISLTPQMLSQLRAKFGHSVAIIHSGLSAGEKFDEWWRLRTGEAKIAVGARSAVFAPVENVGAIVVDEEHDGSYASETNPRYSTFEIAKFRAEYNGGKLILGSATPSVETYLQAKEGKFGLYELPDRINARPLPEIVTADMRKEVRRGNNTPFSAALREELEDCLAKGNQAILFLNRRGFAQSVICRDCGYVAKCEACDVSLTYHSDENVLKCHYCGASYHMLSACPECGGVHLNYTGTGTQKVVGELKKIFPEARILRMDNDTTAGKEGHFKILKAFSERQADILVGTQMIAKGHDFPSVTLVGILDADMSLHFSDYRSGERTYQLITQVAGRSGRAREKGKVVLQTFDPENYILRYAVTYDYKGFFEHEVSLRKATAFPPFAKIVRVMVSSEEEKKALEALKEVYFPLKELFESNREKFLFFNKMKAPIKRIQNKFRFQVLMRIADESLLPQIYECAAAHKRKDVLVYVEENPANLS is encoded by the coding sequence ATGATAGCCGAAGTCATCGTGGACATCGCCCACAGCGAAGTGGACAAAATATTCGAATACCGCGCGGGCGAGAACGTGCGGGCGGGCAGCCGCGTCAAGGTTCCCTTTTCGCGCGGCGTCGCGGACGGATACGTGATGCGCCTCAAGGAAACCTCGGATTTTTCCGCGGACAGATTGAAAAATATCCTCTCCGTGGTCGACGAGATCCCCGTCCTAACCGAGGAATGTCTGCAACTCGCCTATTCGATCGCCGAACGCTATAAGTGCCCCAAGGCGCTCGTATTGAGGCTCTTTCTGCCCGCCGAAATGCGCAAAGGGGGCGTACGGGAACTTTATAAGAGCGTGGCGGTCTATCGAAAGGACTGCGAACTCTCCGCCCGCGCGAACAAACAGTTGTCGGCGCTGGAATTCATCCGCGAAAACGGGCGTTTCGATTATACTGCCCTGTGCGAAAAGTTCGGCCGCGCCGCCGTCAACGCGCTTGCGGAAAAGGGCGCGATCGCGCTGGAAAAACAGCGCGTCGCACGTTCGCCCTATAAAGACGTGGAGGGAGAACATGAGGAACGCGCCCTGACGGACGCGCAGAAAAAAACGGTGGAGGGCATTCTCGCCTCGAATAAGACGGTGCATCTCGTACACGGCGTGACGGGCAGCGGCAAGACGGAAATTTATCTCACCCTCATCAAAAAAATGCTGGAAGAGGGAAAGAGCGCAATCTTTCTGGTGCCTGAAATTTCACTTACGCCGCAGATGCTTTCCCAACTGCGGGCAAAGTTCGGTCACAGCGTGGCGATCATCCACAGCGGCCTTTCGGCGGGCGAAAAATTCGACGAATGGTGGCGTTTGAGGACGGGCGAGGCGAAGATCGCCGTCGGCGCGCGCAGCGCCGTATTCGCGCCCGTCGAAAACGTGGGCGCCATCGTCGTGGACGAAGAGCACGACGGCTCCTATGCGAGCGAAACCAATCCCCGCTATTCCACGTTCGAGATTGCAAAGTTCCGCGCCGAATACAACGGCGGAAAACTGATACTCGGCAGCGCCACCCCCTCGGTGGAAACGTACTTGCAGGCGAAAGAGGGAAAGTTCGGACTGTACGAACTGCCCGACCGCATCAACGCGCGGCCGCTTCCGGAGATCGTCACGGCGGATATGCGAAAAGAGGTGCGGCGGGGCAACAATACCCCGTTTTCGGCGGCGCTCCGCGAGGAGTTGGAAGATTGCCTTGCAAAGGGAAACCAGGCCATTTTATTTCTGAACCGCCGCGGCTTCGCGCAGAGCGTCATCTGCCGCGACTGCGGCTACGTCGCCAAGTGCGAGGCGTGCGACGTTTCGCTCACCTACCACAGCGACGAAAACGTGCTCAAATGCCATTACTGCGGCGCGTCGTACCATATGCTCTCCGCCTGTCCCGAATGCGGCGGCGTGCATTTGAACTACACGGGCACAGGCACGCAGAAAGTAGTGGGGGAACTGAAAAAGATCTTTCCCGAGGCGCGTATTTTGCGCATGGACAACGACACGACGGCGGGCAAGGAAGGGCACTTCAAAATTTTAAAGGCGTTTTCCGAGCGGCAGGCGGACATATTGGTCGGCACGCAGATGATCGCCAAAGGGCACGACTTTCCTTCCGTCACGCTCGTGGGGATTCTCGACGCGGACATGAGCCTGCATTTTTCCGATTACCGCAGCGGCGAGCGTACCTATCAGCTCATCACGCAGGTCGCGGGGCGCAGCGGCCGCGCGCGGGAAAAGGGTAAGGTGGTCTTGCAGACGTTCGATCCCGAAAATTATATCCTGCGCTACGCGGTAACGTACGATTACAAGGGATTTTTCGAACACGAAGTTTCCCTCAGAAAGGCGACCGCGTTTCCGCCCTTTGCAAAGATCGTGCGCGTGATGGTTTCCTCCGAAGAGGAGAAAAAGGCGCTCGAAGCGCTCAAAGAGGTATATTTCCCTCTCAAAGAACTGTTCGAAAGCAACCGCGAAAAATTTTTGTTTTTCAATAAAATGAAGGCGCCCATCAAGCGTATCCAGAATAAATTCCGCTTTCAGGTGCTGATGCGGATCGCGGACGAATCCCTTCTTCCGCAAATATACGAATGCGCAGCGGCGCATAAGAGAAAGGACGTTCTCGTCTACGTGGAAGAAAATCCCGCCAATCTCAGTTAA
- a CDS encoding RsmE family RNA methyltransferase has translation MEKISPETILTGEEYSHAKNVLRIEAGEEIVLLDGSGKEYCAIVNEVKKKEIVCRVVSERANDKECKTSVTLLCGALKGDKTELVVQKATELGVKRIGVFSSKYCSAYMNENKLERLNKVAREAAKQCLRAAAPEVVYFTTLEEALLSAQSIHNKIFACEFARESEIDLHRLEGDCALVVGSEGGFSEEEFELARSLGYAGVTLGKRILRAETAAIALTSVALFALGEMQ, from the coding sequence GTGGAAAAAATATCGCCCGAAACCATCCTGACGGGCGAGGAATATTCGCACGCGAAGAACGTTTTGCGCATTGAGGCGGGCGAAGAGATCGTGCTTTTGGACGGCTCGGGCAAGGAATATTGCGCGATCGTCAACGAAGTGAAAAAGAAAGAGATCGTCTGCCGCGTCGTGTCCGAGCGCGCGAACGACAAGGAATGCAAGACTTCCGTCACGCTGCTTTGCGGCGCGCTCAAAGGGGATAAGACCGAACTCGTGGTGCAGAAAGCGACGGAATTGGGCGTAAAGCGCATAGGCGTCTTTTCAAGTAAATACTGTTCGGCGTACATGAACGAAAACAAGTTGGAACGGCTCAACAAGGTCGCGCGCGAGGCGGCCAAACAGTGCCTGCGCGCCGCGGCGCCCGAAGTGGTCTATTTTACTACGCTCGAAGAGGCGCTTTTAAGCGCCCAGAGCATTCACAACAAAATTTTCGCCTGTGAATTTGCGCGGGAGAGCGAAATCGATCTGCACCGTCTGGAGGGCGACTGCGCGTTGGTCGTGGGCAGCGAGGGCGGCTTTTCCGAAGAAGAGTTCGAACTTGCGCGTTCACTCGGCTATGCGGGCGTGACGCTGGGAAAGCGTATCCTGCGCGCCGAAACGGCGGCGATCGCGCTGACCTCCGTCGCCTTGTTCGCGCTGGGGGAAATGCAATGA
- the rpsU gene encoding 30S ribosomal protein S21, which produces MSTIKVGENESIDSALRRFKRKCSRDGIIGDLRRKEHYEKPSVRKKKKSEAARKRSVKN; this is translated from the coding sequence ATGTCTACCATCAAAGTCGGAGAAAACGAATCGATCGACAGCGCGCTGCGCCGTTTTAAGAGAAAATGCTCGCGCGACGGCATCATCGGAGATCTGCGCCGCAAAGAGCATTACGAAAAGCCTTCCGTACGGAAAAAGAAAAAGTCGGAAGCGGCAAGAAAGAGAAGCGTGAAAAATTGA
- the mtaB gene encoding tRNA (N(6)-L-threonylcarbamoyladenosine(37)-C(2))-methylthiotransferase MtaB: protein MKKAVVFTLGCKVNDCESGSLMQGLSELGYEVTDELVPADLYILNTCAVTGEAEKKSRQCVARVQKLNPAARVVVCGCASQRDPRAFAEKPNVTLVSGARQKGKILSLLRKEGVYIDDGDKAYDELPPAKNLKTRAFVKIQDGCDNFCSYCVIPYLRGRSRSRSLASAAAEILGSDALETVVTGIDVSSYRDGERDLADLMIAVANAKSRLRLGSLEVGVITERLLDALKKVRDFAPHFHLSLQSGADAVLKKMNRHYTSAQYLEKVELIRRYFPRAAITTDIIAGFPTETEEDFAETLDFIGRVGFSQIHCFCYSRREGTNAAKWKELPATVKNERLHILLQRAKEVREEYERGFVGETLSMICEEEKHGFTEGYGENYIRLYLAGKYTGKFGVVAVRPYADGLLVEPVNQTKGESK from the coding sequence ATGAAAAAGGCGGTCGTCTTTACGCTCGGCTGCAAGGTGAACGACTGCGAGAGCGGTTCGCTCATGCAGGGGCTTTCCGAACTCGGCTACGAGGTCACGGACGAACTCGTCCCCGCCGATTTGTATATTCTGAATACCTGCGCCGTCACGGGCGAGGCGGAAAAAAAATCCCGCCAATGCGTGGCGCGCGTGCAAAAACTCAATCCCGCGGCGCGCGTCGTCGTGTGCGGCTGCGCCTCGCAGCGCGATCCGCGTGCGTTTGCGGAAAAACCCAACGTCACCCTCGTTTCGGGCGCGCGGCAAAAGGGCAAGATCCTCTCTTTGTTGCGCAAGGAGGGCGTGTACATCGACGACGGCGACAAGGCGTACGACGAACTTCCGCCCGCGAAAAACCTGAAAACGCGCGCGTTCGTCAAAATTCAGGACGGGTGCGACAATTTCTGTTCCTATTGCGTCATTCCGTATCTGCGCGGCAGGAGCCGTTCCCGCTCCCTTGCGAGCGCGGCGGCGGAAATTCTCGGTTCGGACGCGCTGGAAACGGTCGTCACGGGCATCGACGTTTCCTCTTACCGCGACGGCGAACGCGATCTCGCTGATCTGATGATTGCCGTCGCGAACGCGAAGAGCCGTCTGCGGCTGGGCTCTTTGGAAGTGGGCGTCATCACCGAACGGCTGCTCGACGCGCTGAAAAAGGTGCGCGATTTCGCGCCGCACTTTCACCTTTCTTTGCAGAGCGGCGCGGACGCGGTGCTGAAAAAGATGAACCGCCATTATACGAGTGCGCAATATCTCGAAAAAGTTGAACTCATACGCAGATATTTCCCGCGCGCGGCGATCACGACGGATATCATCGCGGGCTTTCCCACCGAAACGGAAGAGGATTTCGCCGAGACGCTGGACTTTATCGGCCGCGTCGGGTTTTCGCAGATCCACTGTTTCTGTTACAGCCGCCGCGAGGGGACGAACGCCGCAAAGTGGAAAGAACTGCCCGCGACCGTCAAAAACGAGCGTTTGCATATCCTGCTGCAAAGGGCGAAAGAGGTGCGCGAAGAGTACGAGCGCGGATTTGTCGGCGAAACGCTTTCCATGATCTGCGAGGAGGAAAAGCACGGATTTACCGAAGGATACGGCGAAAATTATATCCGACTGTATCTTGCGGGGAAATATACGGGCAAGTTCGGTGTCGTCGCCGTGCGGCCCTATGCCGACGGGCTTCTCGTCGAGCCTGTGAACCAAACGAAAGGAGAATCAAAATGA